Part of the Crossiella cryophila genome, AGGCGGGTTTCACCAGCAGGATGAGCGCCCGCTACCCGCGTGGCCTCGGTTACTGGATCGCCCGGCGCCGCGAGACCGGCGAGTTCCTCGGCTGGTTCGAGCTGTATCCCAGCGAGGCCGACTCGACGGTCGTCGAACTCGGCTACCGCCTCGCCACCGCGGCCTGGGGTCAGGGCCTGGCGAGTGAGGGGTCGATCGCGTTGGTGGACAAGGCGTTCCGGGAGCATGGGGTCCGGGTGGTCACCGCGAACACCATGGCGGTGAACGCGGGGTCGCGGCGGGTGATGGAGAAGGCCGGGCTGCGGTTCGCCCGGACCTTCTTCGCCGACTGGGACGGTGAGGAGATCGAGGGCAGCGAGCAGGGCGACGTGGAGTACCAGCTGACCAGGGAGGAGTGGTCGGCCTCGACCACCCAACCCTGACTCACCCGCCCGCCGCCCGTTGCCCTGCGCGGCTGTCCGCCGCCGGGCGTCCTCGGGCCGCGACCGCCGCCCGCGAACCGCTCGGTCAGTCCGCCGCGCGCTCGGCCACCGGGCGTCGCCGGCGCCCCGGCTCCAGCGACGGTGGCTGCCAGGCCCCGTCCGCCCGGTACAGGTCCGTTCCCGGCGGCACGATCTCGTCGATGCGGTCGAGGGTGGCGTCGTCCAGCACCAGGGCGGCGCCCTTGGTCAGGCCCTCGAACTGCTCCATCGTGCGTGGTCCGATGATCACCGAGGTGACCGCCGGGTGCGCGGCGGGGAAGGCCACCGCGAGTTCGGGCAGGGTCACGCCCAGGTCCTGGGCCAGTTCGGCCAGCTGCTCCAGGGCGTCGAACTTGGCGGCGTTCTCCGGCAGGGACGGGTCGAAGCGGAACGGGGTCAGCGCGGCCCGGCCGGTGCCCAGGTCCACCGGCTGGTTCTTGCGGATCTTGCCGGAGAGGAAGCCGGAGGCGAGGGGGCTCCAGGTCAGCACACCCATGCCGTAGCGCTGGGCGGTGGGCAGCAGGTTGGTCTCCACGCCCCTGGCCAGCAGCGAGTACGGCGGCTGTTCGGTGCGGAAGCGGTACAGGCCGCGGCGTTCGGCGACGTGGTGGGCCTCGGCGATGTCCTGGGCGGGGAAGCTGGAGCAGCCGAAGGCGCGGATCTTGCCCTGGCGGACCAGGTCGGTCAGCGCGGCCAGGGTCTCCTCGATGTCGGTGGCCCGGTCGGGGCGGTGCACCTGGTACAGGTCGATCCAGTCGGTGCGCAGGCGGCGCAGGCTGTCCTCGATGGCGCGGGTGATCCAGCGCCGGGAGTTGCCGCCGCGGTTGGGTCCCTCGCCCATCGGGAAGTGGAACTTGGTGGCCAGGACCACGTCCTCGCGCCTGCCTGCCAGTGCCTTGCCGACGATCTCCTCGGACTCCCCGGTGGAGTACATGTCCGCGGTGTCCACGAAGTTGATGCCGGTGTCCAGGGCGGCGTGGATGATCCGGGCGCTGTCGCCATGGTCGGAGTTGCCGACCGCGCCGAACATCATCGCGCCCAGGCAGTGCACGCTGACCTCGATGCCGGTGCCGCCGAGTGTGCGGTAACGCATAAGTGCTGCTCCCCAGTGTGGTGTTCGCTGCGCCGGACCCTAGGTGCTGGAGCGGACTCCAGGTCAACCCCATGATATGTTTGACTAAGTCAACGAACTAGCGGACTGGGGCAACGATGACGAGTGTGCGGCAGGAGCGGATCGCCGCGGTCCGGGCCTTCACCCGGTGCTACACCGCCCAGCTGGGCGTGCTCGACGAGGGACTGCTGCGCACCCCGTACACGCTCACCGAGGCCAGGGTGCTCTTCGAGCTGGGCCAGCGCGACACCGTGGACGTGGCCGACCTGCGCCGCGACCTCGCCCTGGACGCCGGGTACCTCAGCCGGATCGTCGGCCGCTTCGCCGCCGACGGACTCCTGGCCAAGGAGAAGTCCGCCGCCGACGCCCGCCGCCAGGTGCTGCGCCTGACCGAGTCCGGCCGCGCGGTCTTCGCCGACCTGGACGCCCGCTCGGCCGAACAGGTCCTCGGCCTGCTCGGCGAACTCGCCGAAGCGGACCAGGAACGCCTGGTGGCGGCCATGAACACGGTGCGGGAGGTGCTGGCGCCGACCCGGCCCCGCCCGCGCACGGTGGTGCTGCGCGCGCTGCGTCCCGGCGACTACGGCTGGGTGATCAGCCGCAACGCCGTGCTCTACGCCGAGCAGTTCGGCTGGGACCAGAGCTACGAGGCCCTGGTCGCCAAGATCATCGCTGATTTCGCTGGTTCTCACGACCCTTCTCGGGAGGCGGGCTGGATCGCCGAGGTCGACGGCGAACCGGTGGGTTGCGTGTTCTGCGTGAGCGAGGACGAGCAGACCGCCCGGCTGCGGCTGTTGCTGGTCGAACCGAGCGCCAGGGGTCTGGGCATCGGCTCTCGCCTGGTCGAGGAGTGCCTGCGCTTCGCCGAACGCGCCGGCTACTCCGCGATCACCCTGTGGACCAACGACGTGCTCACCGCGGCCCGCAAGATCTACCAGGAGTTCGGGTTCGAGCTGGTCAGCGAGGACAAGCACCACAGCTTCGGCAAGGACCTCACCGGCCAGACCTGGTCCCGGCCACTGCCGGTGCGGGTAACTCGCTGAGCGGCACCGCCCCGGCCATCGCCTGATAGCCGGCGTCGTTGGGGTGTAACCAGTCGCCGTTGTGGAAGTGCGCCCGCAACCTGGCCGGATCAGCCGGATCCCGCACGGCCGCGTCGAAGTCGACCACCCCGTCGAAGAGCACGCCCGACCGGATTCGCTGGTTCACCTGCTGCCGTAACGATTCCCTGGCCGCGGTGAACCTGGCCGAGCCCTGGAACGGGGTGAGCGTGCCGCCGAGCACCCGGATGCCGCGGGCGTGCGCGGTGGCCACGATCCGTCGGTAGCCCTGCCACAACTGCTCCAGCGAGGGCGGGTTGTCCTGCCGGATGTCGTTGATGCCTTGCAGGAGGATCGCGGTGCGCACCCCGGCCCGCCGCGTGATGTCCCGCTGGGCGCGGGAGATCCCGGCGGGTCCGTAGCCCGGGTTGTCCGCCAGGACTTTGTTGCCGCTGATCCCGGCGTTGACCACACCTGAGCGGCGATCCCGCGCGGCGAGCCGGTCCGGCCAGCGGCGATCGGTGCCGACCGTGGACCCGGCGCCGTCGGTGATCGAGTCGCCGAAGGCCACCACCGCGCCGCCGGGGGCGTCGACCTCCACATCGGCGAGGAAGTACCAGGAGGTGGTGCTGCGGGTGAACACCGCCGGATCCAGTGCCCCGGACTGGTCCCCGGCCGCCAGGTGGTTGTGCGCGTAGGCCGCCCGGTGCCGGGTGGCCAGGCCTGGCGGGCGGTCCAGGAACATGCTCACCACCAGGTCCGAACCCGCCGCGACGGTGAACGGCAGTGGATCGCTCACCGCTGTCCCGCCCGCGGCCACGGTCACCGGTCTCCGTCCACCGAAGCTCAGCTCACGCGGGGTGCTGACCGGTCGGCGTGGACTGGTAGCCGTGGCCACCGCGACGGTGACCCGGCCGAAGCGGGCCGCGCCGTCTCCGTACACATTGGACAGTCGGATCCGGACCGCCGACCCGCCGAGGCTGGTGTGCGGGAAGTGCCGGACGGTGTAGCTCGGCCAGGAGGCCAGTTCGGCACTGCCCTCACTCATCGCCGTGCCCCAGGTCGCGACCCAGTGGGCAGCCGCACGCGCGGGTGCGACGGCCTGTGCCACCGGCGCCGACCACAGCG contains:
- a CDS encoding bifunctional helix-turn-helix transcriptional regulator/GNAT family N-acetyltransferase; translated protein: MTSVRQERIAAVRAFTRCYTAQLGVLDEGLLRTPYTLTEARVLFELGQRDTVDVADLRRDLALDAGYLSRIVGRFAADGLLAKEKSAADARRQVLRLTESGRAVFADLDARSAEQVLGLLGELAEADQERLVAAMNTVREVLAPTRPRPRTVVLRALRPGDYGWVISRNAVLYAEQFGWDQSYEALVAKIIADFAGSHDPSREAGWIAEVDGEPVGCVFCVSEDEQTARLRLLLVEPSARGLGIGSRLVEECLRFAERAGYSAITLWTNDVLTAARKIYQEFGFELVSEDKHHSFGKDLTGQTWSRPLPVRVTR
- a CDS encoding GNAT family N-acetyltransferase codes for the protein MAIFLTTERLVLTVPAPADLPDVIALHGDPEVMRYLSAPKSPAETEAGFTSRMSARYPRGLGYWIARRRETGEFLGWFELYPSEADSTVVELGYRLATAAWGQGLASEGSIALVDKAFREHGVRVVTANTMAVNAGSRRVMEKAGLRFARTFFADWDGEEIEGSEQGDVEYQLTREEWSASTTQP
- a CDS encoding aldo/keto reductase, coding for MRYRTLGGTGIEVSVHCLGAMMFGAVGNSDHGDSARIIHAALDTGINFVDTADMYSTGESEEIVGKALAGRREDVVLATKFHFPMGEGPNRGGNSRRWITRAIEDSLRRLRTDWIDLYQVHRPDRATDIEETLAALTDLVRQGKIRAFGCSSFPAQDIAEAHHVAERRGLYRFRTEQPPYSLLARGVETNLLPTAQRYGMGVLTWSPLASGFLSGKIRKNQPVDLGTGRAALTPFRFDPSLPENAAKFDALEQLAELAQDLGVTLPELAVAFPAAHPAVTSVIIGPRTMEQFEGLTKGAALVLDDATLDRIDEIVPPGTDLYRADGAWQPPSLEPGRRRRPVAERAAD
- a CDS encoding SGNH/GDSL hydrolase family protein — its product is MRTWTSVPAAVLAVLLTLWSAPVAQAVAPARAAAHWVATWGTAMSEGSAELASWPSYTVRHFPHTSLGGSAVRIRLSNVYGDGAARFGRVTVAVATATSPRRPVSTPRELSFGGRRPVTVAAGGTAVSDPLPFTVAAGSDLVVSMFLDRPPGLATRHRAAYAHNHLAAGDQSGALDPAVFTRSTTSWYFLADVEVDAPGGAVVAFGDSITDGAGSTVGTDRRWPDRLAARDRRSGVVNAGISGNKVLADNPGYGPAGISRAQRDITRRAGVRTAILLQGINDIRQDNPPSLEQLWQGYRRIVATAHARGIRVLGGTLTPFQGSARFTAARESLRQQVNQRIRSGVLFDGVVDFDAAVRDPADPARLRAHFHNGDWLHPNDAGYQAMAGAVPLSELPAPAVAGTRSGR